One stretch of Lysobacterales bacterium DNA includes these proteins:
- a CDS encoding RHS repeat-associated core domain-containing protein, whose product MNGYGYDDLYRLTSETAPGLSLAHAYDATGNRTAETVAGATTVYAYPPDSHRLTNIGRTARTFDEAGNLRVLNSFNRSSPEYAYDDRNRMAAYRVGGRDVATYAHNARGERVRKQLPKAGTETLFVYAEGGQLLGEYDADGNLLQEYAWLDALPVAVLKKAGLHPIEPDHLGTPRRAIAPELDRAVWAWDLQGPAFGTHAANDDPDADGQAFALNLRFPGQYLDTESGLHYNYFRDYDPATGRYVESDPVGLRGDITTYAYVSSRPISFTDAFGLLKVEPCDGCAPTRYSSDDVAAAAQNACNTLINGITDAALRYCIKYRCRSPKTKLVCDPGCSEYGEFKCSKTRNPCGNSISVCTSVETDHMAETIIHELAHSCGWVHEGGMGVPRQGKRKPNDGPCPVAVIGPYSCVAGQ is encoded by the coding sequence GTGAATGGTTATGGCTATGACGATCTGTACCGCCTGACCAGCGAAACCGCACCGGGCTTGTCGCTGGCGCACGCCTACGACGCCACCGGCAACCGCACCGCCGAGACCGTCGCCGGCGCCACCACGGTGTATGCCTATCCGCCGGACTCGCATCGACTCACGAACATCGGCCGCACCGCGCGCACCTTCGACGAAGCCGGCAATCTGCGCGTGCTGAACAGCTTCAATCGCTCCAGCCCCGAATACGCCTACGACGACCGCAACCGCATGGCCGCCTATCGCGTCGGCGGCCGCGACGTCGCCACCTACGCACACAACGCGCGCGGTGAGCGCGTGCGCAAGCAGTTGCCGAAGGCGGGCACGGAGACGCTGTTCGTGTACGCCGAAGGCGGCCAACTGCTCGGCGAATACGACGCCGACGGCAACCTGCTGCAGGAATACGCCTGGCTCGACGCGCTGCCGGTGGCGGTGCTGAAGAAGGCCGGACTGCACCCGATCGAACCCGATCACCTCGGCACCCCGCGCCGCGCCATCGCCCCCGAACTGGATCGCGCCGTCTGGGCCTGGGACCTGCAAGGCCCCGCCTTCGGCACCCACGCCGCCAACGACGACCCCGACGCCGACGGCCAAGCCTTCGCCCTGAACCTGCGCTTCCCCGGCCAATACCTCGACACCGAGTCCGGCCTCCACTACAACTACTTCCGCGACTACGACCCGGCGACGGGGCGGTATGTGGAGAGTGATCCGGTGGGGTTGAGGGGGGACATCACAACATATGCTTATGTGAGTTCACGCCCCATCTCCTTTACTGATGCCTTTGGTTTGCTCAAGGTAGAACCGTGTGACGGATGTGCGCCAACGAGGTATTCAAGCGATGACGTGGCTGCCGCTGCACAAAACGCCTGCAATACATTAATTAATGGCATCACTGACGCGGCGCTACGCTATTGCATCAAGTATCGGTGCAGAAGTCCAAAAACTAAGCTTGTCTGCGATCCTGGCTGCAGTGAATACGGCGAATTCAAATGCAGCAAGACTCGGAATCCGTGCGGAAATTCTATTAGCGTTTGCACGAGCGTCGAAACCGATCACATGGCTGAGACAATCATTCATGAGCTTGCTCATTCGTGTGGCTGGGTTCACGAGGGTGGGATGGGGGTTCCTCGTCAGGGGAAACGAAAGCCAAACGATGGCCCGTGTCCAGTCGCTGTAATAGGCCCATACAGCTGCGTGGCGGGGCAATGA
- a CDS encoding RHS repeat-associated core domain-containing protein: protein MFRNWIREMGLETIPSLANADNIAVLAQPSQGSDTQPMTLHARHRIESSLAEGLQADFTTDVVGNISAIAGAGGAPVSGYGYDDLYRLTSESAPALSLAHAYDATGNRTAETVAGATTVYAYPPDSHRLTNIGRTARTFDEAGNLRVLNSFNRSSPEYAYDDRNRMAAYRVGGRDVATYAHNARGERVRKQLPKAGTETLFVYGEGGQLLGEYDADGNVLQEYAWLDALPVAVLKKGGPYPLEPDHLGTPRRAIAAELDRAVWAWDLQGPAFGTHAANDDPDADGQPFPLNLRFPGQYLDAESNLHYNYFRDYDPATGRYVESDPVGLEGGIATYSYVTSQPLDFADADGLRPCRRGTYSHDVWGCLPNPWKPDPTPRKPSRWSITPCFGTVAPFGNCHPLPFPEFTCERKCNFWVGLACGPVASVAGDTSEAIEAWLICRALVYEGCKKKCANSCD from the coding sequence ATGTTCCGGAACTGGATTCGGGAAATGGGGTTGGAAACCATTCCCTCGCTCGCCAATGCGGACAACATCGCGGTACTCGCACAACCAAGCCAAGGAAGCGACACTCAGCCCATGACCCTCCACGCCCGCCACCGCATCGAGTCCTCGCTTGCCGAAGGTTTGCAGGCCGACTTCACGACGGACGTGGTCGGCAACATCAGTGCGATCGCGGGGGCGGGTGGGGCGCCGGTGAGTGGTTATGGCTATGACGATCTGTACCGGCTGACCAGCGAATCCGCGCCAGCCTTGTCGCTGGCACACGCCTATGACGCCACCGGCAACCGCACCGCCGAGACCGTCGCCGGCGCCACCACGGTCTATGCCTATCCGCCGGACTCGCATCGACTCACGAACATCGGCCGCACCGCGCGCACCTTCGACGAAGCCGGCAATCTGCGCGTGCTGAACAGCTTCAATCGCTCCAGCCCCGAATACGCCTACGACGACCGCAACCGCATGGCCGCCTATCGCGTCGGCGGCCGCGACGTCGCCACCTACGCACACAACGCGCGCGGTGAGCGCGTGCGCAAGCAGTTGCCGAAGGCGGGCACGGAGACGCTGTTCGTGTACGGCGAAGGCGGCCAATTGCTCGGTGAGTACGACGCCGACGGCAACGTGCTGCAGGAATACGCCTGGCTCGACGCGCTGCCGGTGGCGGTGCTGAAGAAGGGCGGCCCGTACCCGCTCGAACCCGATCACCTCGGCACGCCGCGCCGCGCCATCGCCGCAGAACTGGATCGCGCCGTCTGGGCCTGGGACCTGCAAGGCCCCGCCTTCGGCACCCACGCCGCCAACGACGACCCCGACGCCGACGGCCAACCCTTCCCCCTCAACCTCCGCTTCCCCGGCCAATACCTCGACGCCGAGTCCAACCTCCACTACAACTACTTCCGCGACTACGACCCGGCAACGGGGCGGTATGTGGAGAGTGATCCGGTGGGGTTGGAGGGCGGGATTGCGACGTACTCGTATGTCACGTCCCAGCCGCTCGATTTCGCTGATGCTGACGGACTGCGGCCATGTCGCCGAGGGACGTACAGTCACGATGTGTGGGGTTGTTTGCCGAACCCGTGGAAGCCAGATCCGACGCCTCGGAAACCATCGCGCTGGTCGATTACACCGTGCTTTGGCACCGTCGCTCCTTTTGGAAACTGTCACCCTCTGCCATTTCCGGAATTTACCTGCGAGAGAAAATGCAACTTCTGGGTTGGGCTGGCCTGCGGACCCGTTGCGTCAGTTGCTGGTGACACATCTGAGGCGATAGAGGCTTGGTTGATCTGCAGAGCGCTTGTGTACGAGGGTTGCAAGAAGAAGTGTGCGAATTCCTGTGATTGA
- a CDS encoding RHS repeat-associated core domain-containing protein, which produces MTHPARHRHNEQSRRAAHACGSRDVATYAHNARGERVHKLAPKAGSATLFVYAEGGQLLGEYDADGGVLQEYAWLDALPVAVLKKGGPYPIEPDHLGTPRRAIAAELDRAVWAWDLQGPAFGTHPANDDPDADGQPFPLNLRFPGQYLDTESGLHYNYFRDYDPATGRYVESDPIGLRAGMSTFGYALQNPVVLLDFYGLDAWRCGRPLKGLPGLASITIPCAQRKLMVQ; this is translated from the coding sequence ATGACCCACCCCGCCCGCCATCGCCACAATGAGCAATCGCGCCGCGCCGCCCATGCGTGCGGCAGCCGCGACGTCGCCACCTACGCGCACAACGCGCGCGGTGAGCGCGTGCACAAGTTGGCGCCGAAGGCAGGCAGCGCGACGCTGTTCGTGTACGCCGAAGGCGGCCAACTGCTCGGTGAATACGACGCCGACGGCGGCGTGCTGCAGGAATACGCCTGGCTCGACGCGCTGCCGGTGGCGGTGCTGAAGAAGGGCGGCCCGTACCCGATCGAACCCGATCACCTCGGCACGCCGCGCCGCGCCATCGCCGCAGAACTGGATCGCGCCGTCTGGGCCTGGGACCTGCAAGGCCCCGCCTTCGGCACCCACCCCGCCAACGACGACCCCGACGCCGACGGCCAACCCTTCCCCCTGAACCTGCGCTTCCCCGGCCAATACCTCGACACCGAGTCCGGCCTCCACTACAACTACTTCCGCGACTACGACCCGGCAACGGGGCGGTATGTGGAGAGTGATCCGATTGGACTCCGGGCAGGGATGAGTACGTTTGGTTACGCGCTCCAGAATCCAGTCGTGTTGCTTGATTTCTACGGACTGGATGCTTGGCGTTGCGGTCGGCCACTCAAGGGACTTCCCGGATTGGCCTCAATCACCATTCCATGTGCGCAACGAAAATTGATGGTTCAATAG